The Mesorhizobium sp. M3A.F.Ca.ET.080.04.2.1 genome contains the following window.
GATCGCCTCGGAAATGTTCGCGCCGCTGATCTTCACGCTTTCGGTGGTGGCCATCATCTACACTTCGCTGGTGGCGCTGATGCAGGAGGACATGAAGAAGCTGATCGCCTATTCGTCGGTCGCCCATATGGGCTTCGTCACCATGGGCATCTTCGCGATGAACCAGGAAGGCGTGCAGGGCGCGATCTATCAGATGCTCAGCCACGGCCTCGTCTCCGGCGCGCTGTTCCTGTGCGTCGGCGTCATCTACGACCGGATGCACACGCGCGAAATCGACGCTTATGGCGGGCTGGTCAACAACATGCCGAAATACGCCACAGTGTTCATGATCTTCACCATGGCCAATGTCGGCCTGCCGGGCACCAGCGGCTTCGTCGGCGAGTTCCTGACCATGCTCGGCGTGTTCCGGGTCAACACCTGGGTGGCGTTCTTCGCGGCAACCGGCGTCATCCTGTCGGCCGCCTATGCGCTCTGGCTCTACCGCCGCGTCATCTTCGGCGCGCTGACCAAGGAAAGCCTGAAGAACCTGCTCGACCTGTCGGCGCGCGAGAAGGTCATCATCTACCCGCTGGTGGCGCTGGTCATCTTTTTCGGCGTCTATCCGGCGCCGGTGTTCGACGCCACGACGCAGTCGGTAAAAGCGCTCGTCACCAACGTCACCGCATCCATCAATTCCGCGCAGACCGCGGCGGCGAACTGACTGGGGAAATACCATGACGCCGGACCTTCTCTCCAGCCTTTCGCTCTCGACCCCGGAACTGATCCTTGCCATCGGCGCGCTGGCCCTTCTGATGGTGGGCGCCTATTCGCGCTCCAACAACACCATGACGGTGACCGGGCTCGCGGTCGCCGTGCTTGTCGTCGCCGGCTTGTGGCTGGCCTTCTCCGCTGGCCAGGGGGCCGCCTATGGCAACGCGTTCGTCCAGGATTCCTTCAGCCGCTTCATGAAGATGCTGGCGCTGATCGGCTCGGCGGTGACGCTGGTCATGTCGATGCGCTTCGCCAGGCAGGAGCATTTCGACAAGTTCGAATATCCGGTGCTGATCGTGCTCTGCACGCTCGGCATGATGCTGATGATCTCGGCCAACGGCATGATCGGGCTCTATCTCGGCCTCGAGCTGCAGTCGCTGGCGATCTATGTGCTGGCAGCGATCAACCGCGACAATATCCGCTCGACCGAGGCGGGCCTGAAGTATTTCGTCCTCGGCGCGCTGTCGTCGGGCATGCTGCTCTACGGCATATCGCTGGTCTACGGCTATACCGGTAACACCGGCTTCCAGGAGATCGCGACAGCACTGGGCGGCGGCGAGCGCCAGCTCGGCCTCGTCTTCGGCCTGGTCTTCGTGCTCGCAGGCCTCGCCTTCAAGATTTCGGCCGTGCCCTTCCACATGTGGACGCCGGACGTCTACGAAGGCGCGCCGACGCCGATCACTGCTTTCCTGGCGGCGGCGCCGAAGATGGCGGCGATGGCGCTGATCGTGCGCGTCACCATGGGAGCCTTCAAGCCGATCGCCGCCGACTGGCAGCAGATCGTGGTCTTCATTTCGATCGCTTCGATGGCGCTCGGCGCCTTTGCCGCCATCGGCCAGACCAACATCAAGCGGCTGATGGCTTATTCCTCGATCGGCCATATGGGCTATGCGCTGGTCGGGCTTGCCGCCAACAGCCAGGATGGCGTGCGCGGCGTCGCCATCTACATGCTGATCTATCTGGTGATGACGCTCGGCACCTTTGCCTTCATCCTCGCCATGCGGCGCAAGGAAGGCAATGTCGAGCAGATCGGCGATCTGGCCGGCCTTATCTCGACCAACCCGGTCATGGCCACCATCCTCACCATCATGATGTTCTCGCTGGCCGGCATTCCGCCGCTCGCCGGCTTCTGGGGGAAATGGTACGTGTTCCTCGCCGCCATCAACGCCCATCTCTATGCGCTGGCGATCATCGGCGTGTTGGCTTCGGTGGTTGGCGCCTACTATTATCTGCGCATCATCAAGATCATGTGGTTCGACGAGCCGGTCGGCGGCTTTGTGCCGATGGCAAGCGAGTTGCGCCTCGTGCTCGGCGTCAGCGGCGCCTTCATGGTTTTCTATATCCTGCCCTGGATCGGGGGTTCGATCAGCGGGATGGCCGAAGCCGCCGCAAAGACATTCTTCTGACGGGATGGCATTTCGGCTGGCTCCAACCGCGGCGTCGGAGGGGTTCCGGCTCGCGGCCCATGACAGCGTCGGCTCGACCAACGCGCTGGCGCTGGAACATGCGCGCGCCGGCGACCCCGGCAAGCTCTGGGTCGTATCGAAGAAGCAGGAAAGCGGCCGCGGCCGGCGCGGCCGTGCCTGGGCCACTCCGGAAGGCAATCTGGCGGCGACATTGCTGCTGGTCCCCGGCGGCGAATTGCCGCTCGCCGCGACGCTCGGTTTCGTCGCCGGGCTTGCGCTTGCCGATGCGCTCGATGCCGTCGTCCCGCAAGGCCGGATCGCCGTTGCTGTCGACGGCGGCAGCGAAGGACGCAATCGCTTCGAGCTGAAATGGCCCAATGACGTGCTCGCCTCCGGCGCCAAGCTGGCCGGCATTCTGCTGGAATCGGCGATGCTGGACGGTGGCCGTTTCGCGGTCGCGGTCGGCATCGGCGTCAATGTCGTGGCCTATCCCGAGGGACTGCCCTATCCGGCGACATCGCTTCAGGCATTGGGTGCCGATTGCGATGCCGAGACGCTGTTCCTGGCGCTTTCGGATGCGTGGAGCGAGAATGCCAGGCTGTGGGATGACGGGCGTGGACTCACGGCCATCAGGAAGCGCTGGTTGGCGCGCGCGGCCGGCCTTGGCGGTGAGGTTGCTGTCAGAATTGACGGCAATGTGGTGCGCGGCGTCTTTGAAACCATTGACGAGGACTGCCGTTTCGTGATCCGCGACGAGGACGGATCTGTTCTGACGATCGCGGCCGGCGACGTGCATTTCGGCGCGGTCGCATCGGCGCGGATATAGTTTGTTTTTGCGCAATTCCGGACGGAAAACCGTGACACACTTTTCCTGGAATTGCTCCAACGGCTTGGCTTGAGCGGCCAGGAAGGAAGAATTCATGGCGAATACCGGAAACGCCGAACTCGTCTTCGCGCCGCTTGGCGGCGTTGGCGAGATCGGCATGAACTTCGCCCTCTACGGCTACGGGCCGGCCGATGCGCGCGAATGGATCGTCGTCGACGTCGGCGTCACATTCCCCGATACCGCGCATCCGGGCGTCGATCTGATCCTGCCCGACACGCGCTTCATCGAGGAGAACCTGGACGGCTTGCGCGGCATCGTCATCACCCACGCGCATGAGGACCACTATGGCGCGCTGCTCGACATCTGGCCGAAGCTCAAAGCCCCGGTTTGGATGACGCCGTTCACCGCCGGGCTGCTCGAAGCCAAGCGGCAAGGCGAGCAGGGCGCGCCGAAGATCCCCGCGACGATTTATCGGGCCGGCGAGAAGTTCACGATCGGTCCTTTCGAGATCGAGGCCATTCCGGTGGCGCACTCCATCCCCGAGCCGATGTCGCTGGCGATAACGACGCCGGCCGGAACGGTGATCCATACCGGCGACTGGAAGATCGACCCAGCGCCGACGATCGGACCGAAGACGGACGAGGCACGCTTCCGCGCTTATGGCGACAAGGGTGTGCTGGCGCTGATCTGCGATTCCACGAATGCGCTGAGGGAAGGGGAGTCGCCCTCGGAAGTGGCGGTAGGCGAAGGCCTGAAGGGGGTG
Protein-coding sequences here:
- a CDS encoding biotin--[acetyl-CoA-carboxylase] ligase, giving the protein MAFRLAPTAASEGFRLAAHDSVGSTNALALEHARAGDPGKLWVVSKKQESGRGRRGRAWATPEGNLAATLLLVPGGELPLAATLGFVAGLALADALDAVVPQGRIAVAVDGGSEGRNRFELKWPNDVLASGAKLAGILLESAMLDGGRFAVAVGIGVNVVAYPEGLPYPATSLQALGADCDAETLFLALSDAWSENARLWDDGRGLTAIRKRWLARAAGLGGEVAVRIDGNVVRGVFETIDEDCRFVIRDEDGSVLTIAAGDVHFGAVASARI
- the nuoN gene encoding NADH-quinone oxidoreductase subunit NuoN yields the protein MTPDLLSSLSLSTPELILAIGALALLMVGAYSRSNNTMTVTGLAVAVLVVAGLWLAFSAGQGAAYGNAFVQDSFSRFMKMLALIGSAVTLVMSMRFARQEHFDKFEYPVLIVLCTLGMMLMISANGMIGLYLGLELQSLAIYVLAAINRDNIRSTEAGLKYFVLGALSSGMLLYGISLVYGYTGNTGFQEIATALGGGERQLGLVFGLVFVLAGLAFKISAVPFHMWTPDVYEGAPTPITAFLAAAPKMAAMALIVRVTMGAFKPIAADWQQIVVFISIASMALGAFAAIGQTNIKRLMAYSSIGHMGYALVGLAANSQDGVRGVAIYMLIYLVMTLGTFAFILAMRRKEGNVEQIGDLAGLISTNPVMATILTIMMFSLAGIPPLAGFWGKWYVFLAAINAHLYALAIIGVLASVVGAYYYLRIIKIMWFDEPVGGFVPMASELRLVLGVSGAFMVFYILPWIGGSISGMAEAAAKTFF